One genomic segment of Sminthopsis crassicaudata isolate SCR6 chromosome 2, ASM4859323v1, whole genome shotgun sequence includes these proteins:
- the ATP6V1G1 gene encoding V-type proton ATPase subunit G 1, with protein MASQSQGIQQLLQAEKRAAEKVSEARKRKNRRLKQAKEEAQAEIEQYRLQREKEFKAKEAAALGSHGSCSSEVEKETLEKMSVLQNHFQKNREEVLENLLAFVCDIHPEIHENYRING; from the exons ATGGCCAGTCAGTCGCAGGGTATCCAGCAGCTGCTGCAGGCGGAGAAGCGCGCCGCGGAGAAGGTTTCTGAAGCCCGCAAAC GAAAGAATCGGAGACTGAAGCAAGCAAAAGAAGAAGCACAGGCTGAGATTGAGCAGTACCGGCTGCAGAGGGAGAAAGAGTTTAAAGCCAAAGAAGCTGCG GCTCTTGGTAGCCATGGCAGTTGCAGCTCTGAAGTAGAGAAAGAAACCTTGGAGAAGATGTCTGTCCTCCAGAACCACTTCCAGAAGAATAGGGAGGAAGTCCTGGAAAACCTTTTGGCTTTTGTGTGTGACATCCATCCAGAAATCCATGAAAACTACCGTATAAATGGATAG